The nucleotide window TCTTCAGGGATGTAGAAGCGCTTCTTCTGCAGGTTCGGGTAGAACTTGCGCTTGGTTTTGTTGTTGGCGTGCGAAACGTTGTTGCCTACGCGGGTACGCTTGCCGGTCAGATCACAAACTCGTGCCATGATATCGAGGGACTTAGAGGTTTCAATGCTGGAAAAAGGGACGCAAATATCGGTATTTGTACGATAGTATCAAACCGGTGCGCTGAAAAATAAGCGGTTAGCCCTGCTTCGGAGTCTTTGGAGCAGCCTTGCCGGCCCGGGAAAAACCCCACGGACAGTGCCGACAGCCGCTTTTACAGCAAAATCCGCGGCGTAAATGATATTGTTCAGTAAAGACCATAAAACCTTCCGGGGTAAGATAATAGTCGCCCGGCTGCAGGGGTTGCGGTTGGAGTGCCATACGCCGGCAAGTTACACCCAAAAGGCCGGGGGTGCTGCTTAAGCCGGGACCAGCTGGCCAAAACGCCGCCGGTTTCGTACCTTAGAAGGCCCGGCAGAATCAGACTTTGGCCGGCCGTTTTATGTCTACTTATCAAGCTGTCGTTCTTGCGCTGCTTCTGCTGCCGGGCTTTGAAACCGAAGCCTGGGCGCAGCAAGCTGCCCCGGATAAACCGGTAGCACCGGCTCCTATTCCCGAGGCGGGCTCAGTAGGCGCGGCTCAGTCTATGGCCTTGTTCGACCAGCTTATTGCCAAGCCTATGCAGGAAGCCCTACGGACCCTGCCCCAGGCCAAGAAGAGGTTCCAAGCCGGCCTCGAGCCGGGTGAAACGTTCTACCTGACAACCCGCGTGGTAGACGCCGACGGCACATTTGAGCAAGTCTTCGTGCAGGTAAAGCAGTGGGAAGACACCTACGTGCAGGGCACCATTGCCAATACTCTGCAGACCGTGCACGACTACACCACCGGCCAGACCCTGGAATTTACGACCAAGGCCGTGTACGATTGGACCATCGTGCGGGCCGATGGCTCGGAGGAGGGCAACTACGTAGGCAAGTTTCTCGACATTCAGAACCGGCTGGACCGGCTGGGCGAGTAAGTTGGCGGAGGTTATTCTTTACCCTTCTTCGGGATGTTCTTCAGATCCTGCAGGGTGCCGTTGCTGTTGAAGTTCATCGTCATGTCCTTGGGGTTGTTTTTGCCGGCCGCTACCACCACGTGACCATCCAGTTTGTAGGGCGTTTTCTCGGCTTTGAAGAGGGTTTTAAAGGCCACTTTGGGCATGCCTTTCGGTTCGAAGCGCACGTGAATCGGCATCATCTCGGTGCCCTTTTCCCGGAACGACACGTCCTTTTCTTCCACGCCCTGCACCTGCATATCGTCACTGATGCTGAAGTTGTATTTCACCTGCCGGATGGTAAAGGGAAACGGGTTGTAGTTGGTAATTTTCAGTGTCACGGTGGCCTCGCCGTTCTTGAGCCCCAGGTCTTCAATGTCCACGTCAGCCACCTCGATTTTGGGCATTTTGGGCACGTACACGCGCTTGGTAACTTCCACCGGAATCTTCTGGGAACCGGCTACGGGTAGGGTGGTAAACAGGGTCATGACCATCTGCACGTCGACGCAGTCCTGCTGGCTGGTCTTGATCTTGTCCTTAACCTTGCTCAAATCCACGGACATGGGCACGCTCAGGCGGCTGACCGAGTCGCCGTGGAGCACGGTAGCCTTGTCCTTGGCGCCGTGGGCTAGCTCGGTGCCATCCACCTTGGTCACGTAGCTGAAGCTGTCGACTTTGAGCGTAATGGGCATGTTGTTGCGCAGATCCACCTTCATCTGGGCCTGCAGCTCGTCGGGGTGATGTTGCCCACCGTCATGGTGGCGTTTTCGAGGGTGGGCAGCAGCTCTTTGCCTTTGTCGGCCAAGACTTCCTTGCCCTTGTCGGAGCGGAAGTACAAGTAGGCGCCGGCGCCGAGCAGCACGAGCACGAGGAGAATCCAGAGGCCGGTATGTCGGCGGGGAGAGGAGTGGGTAGCCATGATTAAGGGAATACAGGATGAAACACGGCAACTGAAGCTCAACAACAACTTATTGAAATCCAACCATATATATTTTAACCTTACGTAGTCCGGCCGTTTGTTTGTTATAGCCGAGCTTCCTCATTTCACGTCGTCAACGCCTTGCGGGCTTTTGCGTAGTTTTGGGCTAGCTGAATCTGCTTTCTTGGCTTAACTCTCTCCCACTATGCACGCTACCCCCACCCAATCCGCCCCCACGACCAGCCGCAGCCAGGAGCTGATGGCCCTCGAAGACCGTTACGGAGCCCACAATTACCACCCCTTGCCCGTGGTGCTAAGCCGGGGAGAAGGCGTGCACGTGTGGGATGTCGACGGCAAGCAGTATTTCGACTTTCTCTCGGCTTACTCAGCTGTAAACCAGGGACATTGCCACCCGCGTATTGTGGGTGCCATGGTAGAGCAGGCCCAGAAGCTGACCCTGACCTCGCGCGCCTTTTTCAACGACCAGCTGGGTCCGGCCGAAAAGCAGCTCTGTGAGCTGTTTGGCTACGACAAGGCCCTGCTGATGAACTCGGGCGCCGAAGCCGTAGAAACCGCCCTAAAGCTAGCCCGCAAGTGGGGCTACCAGGAAAAAGGCATAGCGCCCAACCAGGCCCGCATTTTGGTAGCCGAGCACAACTTCCACGGCCGCACCACCGGCATCATTTCCTTCAGCACCGATGCCGACAGCACTGGCGGTTTTGGACCCTACATGCCTGGCTATCAGGTGGTACCCTACGACGACCTGGCCGCCCTGGAAGAAGCCCTGAAGGACCCGCACGTCTGCGGCTTTTTGGTGGAGCCCATTCAGGGCGAGGCCGGCGTAATGGTGCCTGCCGACGGCTATTTGGCCCACGCCCACGCCTTATGCAAGCAGCACAATGTGTTGTTCATTGCCGACGAAATCCAGACCGGACTGGGCCGCACCGGTGAGCTGCTGGCCGTCTGCTACGAAGGCGTGCACGCCGACATCCTGATTCTGGGCAAGGCCTTGTCGGGCGGCACAATGCCGGTGTCGGCGGTGCTGGCCTCGGATGCCATTATGCTCACGATTCAGCCCGGGCAGCACGGCTCCACGTTTGGCGGTAACCCGCTGGCCTGCGTGGTGCTGCGTGCTGCCCTCGACGTATTGCACGACGAGCACCTGATCAGCAATTCCAAGGTCCAGGGCGAAGTATTCCGCGAAAGAATGCGCCGCGTGATGGCCAAACGCCCCGAAGTGGTGGAGCTGGTACGCGGCAAGGGCTTGCTCAACGCGGTGGTTATCAAGCCCGCTGCCGACGGCCGCACCGCCTGGGACGTGTGCGTGAGCCTGATGGAGCGGGGCCTGCTGGCCAAGCCCACCCACGGCGACATTATCCGCTTTGCCCCGCCCTTGGTTATTACCGAGGAGCAGATGCACGAGGCCTGCGACATTATCGAAGAGGTGATTCTGGCTTTCTAAGCCCGAGCGTTTTTCTAAAACCCGAGCGGACCGCCTTACCTTGGCGGTCCGCTTATTTTTTGCCGATGAAAGTAAATTCCGGAATTCGAGTACTAGTGCTGGCCATGACGCTATTGACTGGCTGCCGTAGTGAGAAAGTAGCTTTTCAATTTCGGCCGCCCGCGCCCGTAGCTGCCGTTGCGCCTAGCCCTACGGCTACTCCAGCAGCGCCAGAATCAGGAGCGCCAACTCCCCAGGCCCAGGCTGCCGTAGCAGCGCCAAAAGCTCCCGAGCAGCGCCTAGTTAGCCGGGCAGTAGCGGCAGCTCCCGCCCGCAAAGGCCGGCCTTTGCTGCGCCGGGCCCGCGCGGAAGCGCAAAGCATCCGGGCCTGGCAGAAGGCTCATAAGCCCCGGCGCGCTACCGACGACGGCGAAGCCGACGTGCTGCACGTGGTGCTGGGCTCCCTGCTGATTATCGGCGGCATCATCCTGGGCCTGCTGCTGGGCGGCTGGCTGGGACTGGGCGTGGGGCGGCAGTGGTATTGCTGGGCTATTATTTCCTGGTTATGGGCTTTGGCGGGCCCCACGCCTGGCTGGAAATCTTCCAGGAGTTTTTCAACATGTAGCCTTGGTGCCGGCCAGAAACCAGTAGCCGCAGCCCGCGCACCCGAGTTGAGCGGTGCGCAGACTGCGGCTACTGGTTTCTGGTACGAAAGGGCGCTAGGAGTTGCTCTTGCCTTTCTTGGCGCCGCCGCTGTGGCCTTCCCGGCTGGGTTTATTCTCGCCGCGGGTGTTATCGGCACCGCCGGCTACGGGACCTTCCTGGGGGCCGCTGGGCTGGCCGGCTACTCCGGGAGCTTTCTTGCCGGTTTCGCCACTGTTGGGGTGCTGGGGAGTTTGCTTGCTGTCTTTCATGGCTTCAAGTAGAAGAGGTGATAAATAGAGCAGAGAGGTGCGAACACCTGGGCTGTTTTTACGGCCAATCCGGAAGCAGGGACACGAAAAATTTGGTGGTTTTCAGTAGCGTTGAGCTTCATTATGAGCTTATTGCAGAGCTTCCACTGCGCTACCTGTTGGCAATAGCACTTGTGCTGATCTTGCTATACCTCTTCTTTCCAGCGTAGCCTGCACGCTGCGGCCAGGGCGAGGCGCATTTCGCAGCTGCGGCAGGATTAACGGCCGGAAGTAATTCCGCTTGATTCCGCAACCTTACCTTTGCCGGCGTTGTTTTGCCCGGTTGAATCTTCCCAAACGTATCCATGGCCATTCTCCCCACACACCGCCCTCGGCGCAACCGCAAGTCTGAAGTCATCCGCAACATGGTGCAGGAAACCAACCTGACCACCCACGACTTCATCTACCCGGTTTTCCTGATTGAGGGCCAAAATCAAACGCTGGAAGTAAGCTCGATGCCGGGCATTCACCGCTTCACCGCCGACCGCCTAATCGACGAAATCGGGCAGGCCGTGGAGCTGGGTATCAAGGCCTTTGCTCCCTTTCCCAGCATCAACGACTCCCTGAAAGACCGCCTGGCTAAGGAATCGGCCAACCCCGAGGGCCTCTACCTGAAAACCGTGGCCGACATCAAACGGCAGTTCCCCGACGTGGTGATTATGACCGACGTGGCCATGGACCCCTACTCCAGCGACGGGCACGACGGCGTGGTAGATGCCGAATCGGGCGAAATCCTCAACGACGCTTCCCTGGAAGTGCTGGGTCAGATGGCCCTGGCCCAGGCCCGCGCTGGCGCCGACATCATCGGCCCTTCGGACATGATGGATGGCCGCGTAGCCTGGATACGGGATATCCTGGACCGCAACGCCTTCAGCCACGTGAGCATCATGAGCTACACGGCCAAGTACGCCTCGGCTTTCTACGGCCCCTTCCGCGACGCTCTGGACTCGGCCCCCAAGAAAGGCGACAAGAAAAGCTACCAGATGAACCCGGCCAACAAGCGCGAGGCCCTACGCGAGTTGGCCCTCGACGAGCAGGAAGGCGCCGACATGGTAATGGTGAAGCCTGCTCTGAGCTACCTTGACGTGATTCACGTGGTAAAGGAAAAAACCCACCTGCCCGTTACGGCCTACAACGTCTCGGGCGAGTACGCCATGATTAAGGCCGCCGCCCGCAACGGCTGGGTTGACGGGGAGAAAACCATGATGGAAGTGCTGCTCAGCATCAAGCGGGCCGGCGCCGACGCCATCCTGACCTATTTTGCTAAGGAAGCGGCCGAAGTGCTGCGCCGCGGCTAAACTCCATTTTACTGCCCGCTTTTTTAGAACGCACCACTGCTGGTGCGTTCTTTTTTTGCCCGGTCGGCAGCAAAAGCTGCTAAACGAAATGAGCCTGCCGCAAAACGCCTTTCCGGTTGAGCCAGTCGGATTTTTAGTCAAATCCGCCCACTCTTTTACTAAAATTATTAGTACAAAATGATGTCAATTGCTTGCATATTAAACCCAAAAGCCCTAATATCGTAGAAAGAATATCTAACCTACTTTACCATCTTTTTTAGCAAAATACTATGACTCAGACCAGTTCATTGTACCGGCATGGTGATGTACTTATTGGAGCCGTAGCTGTCCTGCCCACCGGGGCGGTGCCCCGGCCGGGGCTTGTGCTGGCTCATGGGGAGCATACTGGCCATTCTCACCGCATCCGTGAAACCAACGCCGCCAGCCTGTATGCCTACGGACACGAATTGTACCTAGTGGTTTCGGCCCCGACGGCCACGCTGATTCACGAGGAGCACCGGCCTATTGAGCTGCCGGTGGGCGTTTACCGGGTGTGGCAGCAGCGGGAGTACACGCCCTCGGCCATTCGCACCGTAGTAGACTAACTGCCTTATGTTCAGCATCAACGCCCGGGGTCGCCACCTGCGCCGCCCGGCTCCCGCAGCCCCGGAGCCAGCTGCTCCGGCGGCCCCCGTGCCTCCGACGCCCAGCATTGCCAGTGAGCCGACTGCTGCGTATGCCCGGGCTGCCGGGGTTGTGCGCACCACGCCCGAGGAAGCCCGGGCCCTGCTGCTCTCCGGCCGCATGCCCGACGAGCTGATTGTAAGCGGGGCGCTGCGGCTCAACGGGGAGCCGCGGCTCCGGGAGCTGCCCACGTTTTTGGAATGCACGCATTTGGAGGTAAACAATTGCCCCAACCTGGAGCTGTTTCCCGAGCGGCTCCGGGCCACGAGCGTGCAGGCTACGCGCACCGGCATCCGGGAGCTGACCGGCGACTGGCTGGTGCGGGAAACCGTGAACCTGAGCGACAATCCGCGCCTGCAGCGGCTGCCCGAGCGCCTGACGGCCAAGAGCTTATCCGTAGCCAACTGCCCCCAGCTGCTGCACCTGCCCGCCACCCTGCACCTGACCAACTGGGTGGAAGTAGCCGGTAGTGGTCTGACCAGCCTGCCCAGCGGCCTGAAGGTGAACATTCGCTGGCAGGGCACGGCCGTGGATGAGCGCACCGCCTTCCGCCCCGAAGACCTCAAAGCCGTCGAAATCCTGAACGTGCGCAACGTTACGCGGCGGCGGGTGCTGCTGGAACGCTTCGGCCTCGACCGGTTCATTGAGGAAGTGGGCGGCCTGATTATCGACCGTGACCGGGACGCGGGCGGGGAACGGCAGCTGCTCAGCATTCCGCTCGAAGATGACGAACCCATCGTGGCGTTGCGCGTGAAGTGCCCCTCCACAGCCCACTCCTACGTGCTACGGGTGCCGCCCCACGTGCGCACCTGCCGCCGGGCCGCCGCCTGGTTGGCCGGCTTCGAAAACGAGCACGACTATCGGCCCCTTATCGAAACCTAGGCCCGGGGCAAACTTCTGACTCTTAGACCTTTACCGGTGCCACTGACTTACCCGGGGACTACTCCACTCTAGTTTTAACCTTTCCAACCCTTAACCTATTCGCTTATGCAGATTACCCAGCAGCCTACCAGTCCGGTGCTCCTCGAAAACCTGGCCGACTCGACCAGCCTCCTGTTGAGCTTTCGGGAAGATGTTCCCAATCCGCAGCGCCGGCCGCTAAACGTAGCCCTGGTAATTGACCGCAGCGGCAGCATGGCCGGTGCCCCGTTGAAGCACGCCCTGAAAGCCGCCGCCGACTTCGTGGACCGCCTCACGGCCGAAGACCGGCTGAGCGTGGTAGTGTACGACGACGTGGTAAATACCCTGCTGGACGCCACGCTGGTCACCGACAAAGAAGCCATTAAGGCCCTGCTCAAAAGCGTGCGGGCCGGGGGTATTACCAACCTGAGCGGGGGCTGGCTGCGGGGCTGCGAGCTGGTAGCCAAGCACAAAACCGACAAGCACGTGAACCGCGTGCTGCTGCTCACCGACGGGCAGGCCAACCACGGCATCACCAACTCCGAAGTGCTGATAGCCACGGCCGGCAAAAAAGCCGAAGAGGGCATTACTACCACAACCTTGGGCTTCGGTGCCCACTTTGAGGAAGATCTGCTTATCGGTATGGCCCGCGCTGCCGGGGGCAACTTCTACTTTATTCAGTCCCTGGATGACGCGGCCGACGTGTTCGGCATCGAGCTGGATAGCCTCAAGGCCATTGCCGCCCAAAACTTGACAGTGACCCTCACCCCCATTGGTCAGGCCCAAATAGCGGATGTGCTGAGCCTGGCCCGGGTGGAGCCCCAGGATGGCGGCCGCCTGGTGCTGCAGCTCGGCGACGTGCACGAGAACGAAGACAAACTGCTGGGCCTGCAATTGCGCCTGCCAGCCCTGCCTACCGGCAGCCACCAGCTGCTGCACGTGGCCTACCGCGCCGACGCCATCCGGGCGGGCAGCATCGAGGCCATTGCCGGGGAGCACATTGTACAGATTACGGCCGGCAGCATCGAGGCCGTAGCCGCCGCCACCGACGGGGGCGTCACGATGGACTTGGCCCGCCTGCGCATTGCCCGCGACAAGGAGCACGCCGTGGATATGGCCGATGCCGGGCAGTACGCGGAAGCCGAGGCCCTACTCAAGCAACTGGTAGCCGACCTGACGGCCAAGGGCTTGCACGAGCACTTCGAAATTGCCGAGGAAATCGACCAGATCAACCACTACGCCCAGCGCATTGCCAGCCGCCACCTCGACAACGAGAGCCGCAAGGAGCTGCGCGACCAAGCCTTCCAGGGCCGCCGGGCCCGCGTCGACTTATCGGGCCGGGGTGTAAGCGTCGATCAGGCGGCCCATGCCCTGCCTGTAGTAACGGAGGCCGGCTCCGGCGTGGAGCTCGTCTGCTTCCGGGAAGGCGGCAAACTGCGCGTGCGGGTGTTGTCGCCGGGCTACGACGACTTAAACATCCAGTTTCCGCGGGCCATTCGGGCCGAGGGCGCGCACTACATTGTGGAGGAGCTGGAGCGCAGTACGGATGGCACTTTCTACCGGGCCAAGGGCAATATTACCCGCCTCGTGCGGCCGGGCGAAACCGACCCGCTGGCTGGCGGCCATTACGGTGGCTCGTCGCGCAGCCGCAGCACCAGCAGCGCCAGTTCCCGCCCGGCCAAGCCGGCTACGACCCTGGCCGATTTGGAAGAAACCGACACCATTGGCTCGGGCGTCCTGATTCAGTGCGTGAAAGACGGCAGCAAGCTGCGCGCCCGCGTGGTGAGCGACGGATTTGACCCCAACTGGAACATGCGTTTCCCCCGCGGCATCCGCGACGAAAGCACGCTGTTTGTGGTAGAACAGGTGAATACCGCCCCGGATGGCAAGTCCTACATTGCCAGCGGCGACATTAAGAAGTTTGTGCAAGCTACGTAGGCAACGGCGCTAAGCAGCTTACTCGGCTAACAGGACGTTCCGGCACCGGGACGTCCTGTTTTTTATGCCCTGACAATTGCTGGCCGCAGTGCGCCGCGACAATGACATAATCTTAACACCCTAAAACAGGACAAAGCCGGCGACCTTTCTTATCTTCATTAGGAATAGTGAATACTTGCTTTTTTAAGCTCAACACTAAGATTCTCTATTCTTTACGTTTTCCACTTGCTTACCCGCTCCTGTTTTTCCACTGCTGCCACCGGCCCAATGCCGGCGGAACTTCACCTACGGTAACGCCGCCTCAGTTCTATGTTCCACAACCTCTACCTGCTTTCCTATGAAAACACTTCTCCGTGTTGTGCGGCCCGCCGGCCGCCAGATCCGCCCCTCGACGGTTAGGCTACAAATGGCCCTGCTGCTACTGTTGCTGAGTTTGCTGGCCCTGACGGCCACGGCCCAAACCTTCTCGACCGGCTTCAACCAGGTACAGGTCACCAACGGCATCAGCAACCCCACGGTGCTGGCTTTCGCGCCCGACGGGCGCATTTTCGTGGGCGAGCAGGGTGGCGCCCTACGCGTCATCAAGAACGGTAGTCTGCTGGCCACGCCCTTTGTGCGGCTGAGCGTGAATTCGAGCGGGGAGCGGGGCCTGATTGGCATAGCCCTCGACCCGAACTTCAGCGCCAACGGCTATATCTATCTGTATTACACGGTCAGCACGGCGCCGGTGCGCAACCGCATCAGCCGCTTCACGGCCGCCGGCGACGTAGCCGTGGCGGGCAGTGAGGTAGTGGTGCTGGAGCTGGACCCGCTGAGCTCGGCCACCAACCACAACGGCGGGGCCATGAGCTTCGGACCCGACGGCAAGCTCTACGTGGCCATCGGCGAAAACGCCAACGGCAGCAACGCCCAGAACCTGGACACCTACCACGGCAAGTTTCTGCGCATCAACCCGGACGGTTCGGTGCCGGCCGGCAACCCCTTCCCAACTGGCTCCGAGCAGCGCCGCCGCGTGTGGAGCTACGGCCTGCGCAACCCCTATACCTTTGCTATTCATCCTACTACGGGCCGGATTTTTCTTAACGACGTAGGCCAGAATACTTGGGAGGAAATTGACGACGCTACTGCCGGGGGTCGCAACTTCGGCTGGCCCGCCACGGAAGGCGCTACCACG belongs to Hymenobacter cellulosilyticus and includes:
- the rpmB gene encoding 50S ribosomal protein L28, which translates into the protein MARVCDLTGKRTRVGNNVSHANNKTKRKFYPNLQKKRFYIPEEDSWVTLKVATSTIRTINKNGIMSVLKKAKEQGFIVY
- a CDS encoding DUF5522 domain-containing protein gives rise to the protein MALQPQPLQPGDYYLTPEGFMVFTEQYHLRRGFCCKSGCRHCPWGFSRAGKAAPKTPKQG
- a CDS encoding DUF2314 domain-containing protein, producing the protein MSTYQAVVLALLLLPGFETEAWAQQAAPDKPVAPAPIPEAGSVGAAQSMALFDQLIAKPMQEALRTLPQAKKRFQAGLEPGETFYLTTRVVDADGTFEQVFVQVKQWEDTYVQGTIANTLQTVHDYTTGQTLEFTTKAVYDWTIVRADGSEEGNYVGKFLDIQNRLDRLGE
- a CDS encoding LEA type 2 family protein encodes the protein MKVDLRNNMPITLKVDSFSYVTKVDGTELAHGAKDKATVLHGDSVSRLSVPMSVDLSKVKDKIKTSQQDCVDVQMVMTLFTTLPVAGSQKIPVEVTKRVYVPKMPKIEVADVDIEDLGLKNGEATVTLKITNYNPFPFTIRQVKYNFSISDDMQVQGVEEKDVSFREKGTEMMPIHVRFEPKGMPKVAFKTLFKAEKTPYKLDGHVVVAAGKNNPKDMTMNFNSNGTLQDLKNIPKKGKE
- the rocD gene encoding ornithine--oxo-acid transaminase; the protein is MHATPTQSAPTTSRSQELMALEDRYGAHNYHPLPVVLSRGEGVHVWDVDGKQYFDFLSAYSAVNQGHCHPRIVGAMVEQAQKLTLTSRAFFNDQLGPAEKQLCELFGYDKALLMNSGAEAVETALKLARKWGYQEKGIAPNQARILVAEHNFHGRTTGIISFSTDADSTGGFGPYMPGYQVVPYDDLAALEEALKDPHVCGFLVEPIQGEAGVMVPADGYLAHAHALCKQHNVLFIADEIQTGLGRTGELLAVCYEGVHADILILGKALSGGTMPVSAVLASDAIMLTIQPGQHGSTFGGNPLACVVLRAALDVLHDEHLISNSKVQGEVFRERMRRVMAKRPEVVELVRGKGLLNAVVIKPAADGRTAWDVCVSLMERGLLAKPTHGDIIRFAPPLVITEEQMHEACDIIEEVILAF
- the hemB gene encoding porphobilinogen synthase, giving the protein MAILPTHRPRRNRKSEVIRNMVQETNLTTHDFIYPVFLIEGQNQTLEVSSMPGIHRFTADRLIDEIGQAVELGIKAFAPFPSINDSLKDRLAKESANPEGLYLKTVADIKRQFPDVVIMTDVAMDPYSSDGHDGVVDAESGEILNDASLEVLGQMALAQARAGADIIGPSDMMDGRVAWIRDILDRNAFSHVSIMSYTAKYASAFYGPFRDALDSAPKKGDKKSYQMNPANKREALRELALDEQEGADMVMVKPALSYLDVIHVVKEKTHLPVTAYNVSGEYAMIKAAARNGWVDGEKTMMEVLLSIKRAGADAILTYFAKEAAEVLRRG
- a CDS encoding DUF6745 domain-containing protein, with translation MFSINARGRHLRRPAPAAPEPAAPAAPVPPTPSIASEPTAAYARAAGVVRTTPEEARALLLSGRMPDELIVSGALRLNGEPRLRELPTFLECTHLEVNNCPNLELFPERLRATSVQATRTGIRELTGDWLVRETVNLSDNPRLQRLPERLTAKSLSVANCPQLLHLPATLHLTNWVEVAGSGLTSLPSGLKVNIRWQGTAVDERTAFRPEDLKAVEILNVRNVTRRRVLLERFGLDRFIEEVGGLIIDRDRDAGGERQLLSIPLEDDEPIVALRVKCPSTAHSYVLRVPPHVRTCRRAAAWLAGFENEHDYRPLIET
- a CDS encoding vWA domain-containing protein, with protein sequence MQITQQPTSPVLLENLADSTSLLLSFREDVPNPQRRPLNVALVIDRSGSMAGAPLKHALKAAADFVDRLTAEDRLSVVVYDDVVNTLLDATLVTDKEAIKALLKSVRAGGITNLSGGWLRGCELVAKHKTDKHVNRVLLLTDGQANHGITNSEVLIATAGKKAEEGITTTTLGFGAHFEEDLLIGMARAAGGNFYFIQSLDDAADVFGIELDSLKAIAAQNLTVTLTPIGQAQIADVLSLARVEPQDGGRLVLQLGDVHENEDKLLGLQLRLPALPTGSHQLLHVAYRADAIRAGSIEAIAGEHIVQITAGSIEAVAAATDGGVTMDLARLRIARDKEHAVDMADAGQYAEAEALLKQLVADLTAKGLHEHFEIAEEIDQINHYAQRIASRHLDNESRKELRDQAFQGRRARVDLSGRGVSVDQAAHALPVVTEAGSGVELVCFREGGKLRVRVLSPGYDDLNIQFPRAIRAEGAHYIVEELERSTDGTFYRAKGNITRLVRPGETDPLAGGHYGGSSRSRSTSSASSRPAKPATTLADLEETDTIGSGVLIQCVKDGSKLRARVVSDGFDPNWNMRFPRGIRDESTLFVVEQVNTAPDGKSYIASGDIKKFVQAT